The bacterium genome includes the window TGGGCAGATCCAGGATGTACTCCTCCACCGGTTCACGCGGGCTCCCGTGCACGGCGAGAAACGTCGGGAACTCCAGCCGGTCGGGCAGCGCGGCGAGGAAGGCGCGGCTCTCCGGCGTCAGCACCCCGGCCGTCCACTCGATCGCCGCGCGGGCCAGCGGCGAGAACGCCGCCGTATCGAGCAGGCCCACCGCCCCGCGATCGTGGTTCCCGGCAATGACCGCGGCGCCGAGGCCGCGGACGCGGTCCACACATGCGTTGGGATCGGGCCCATAGCCCACCACGTCGCCCAGACACAGGTAGGCGTCCGGCGACCGGCGGCCGGCGTCCGCCAGCACGGCCTCGAGGGCCTCGAGATTCCCATGGACGTCCGAGAAGACCGCGTAGCGCACACGAGCCCCGTTCCTCAGCGTCTCCGCCGGGCGAGCTCCGCGAAGACCTGCGCGGGATCGATACCCTGGTAGATGAGCAGGGCCAGCGAGTGGAACCAGAGGTCGGCCGCTTCTTCCACGAGCCGCCCCGGCGTCTCCTTGCGCGCCGCGCGGACCACCTCCGCCGCTTCCTCCATGACCTTCTCGTTGAGCCGGGCGA containing:
- a CDS encoding metallophosphoesterase family protein, with the translated sequence MRYAVFSDVHGNLEALEAVLADAGRRSPDAYLCLGDVVGYGPDPNACVDRVRGLGAAVIAGNHDRGAVGLLDTAAFSPLARAAIEWTAGVLTPESRAFLAALPDRLEFPTFLAVHGSPREPVEEYILDLPTALAVFAESTFTVCLVGHSHLPGVFVCDADGRIRGQDLRRGHPVRLLPAARYIINAGSVGQPRDGDSRAAYMIFDDDARTAALHRLAYPVAETQAKMMALGLPPVLSRRLAAGT